One window from the genome of Macaca fascicularis isolate 582-1 chromosome 7, T2T-MFA8v1.1 encodes:
- the SORD gene encoding sorbitol dehydrogenase, whose protein sequence is MAAAAKPKNLSLVVHGPGDLRLENYPIPEPGPNEVLLRMHSVGICGSDVHYWEEGRIGNFIVKKPMVLGHEASGTVEKVGSLVKHLKPGDRVAIEPGVPRENDEFCKSGRYNLSPSIFFCATPPDDGNLCRFYKHNAAFCYKLPDNVTFEEGALIEPLSVGIHACRRGGVTLGHRVLVCGAGPIGVVSLLVAKAMGAAQVVVTDLSAPRLSKAKEIGADLVLQISKESPQEIAGKVEGLLGCKPEVTIECTGAEASIQAGIYATRSGGTLVLVGLGSEMTTIPLLHAAVREVDIKGVFRYCNTWPVAISMLASKSVNIKPLVTHRFPLEKALEAFETFKKGLGLKIMLKCDPNDQNP, encoded by the exons gagaACTATCCCATCCCTGAACCAGGCCCAAATG AGGTGTTGCTGAGGATGCATTCTGTTGGAATCTGTGGCTCAGATGTCCACTACTGGGAGGAGGGTCGAATTGGGAATTTTATCGTGAAAAAGCCCATGGTGCTGGGACATGAAGCTTCAGGAACGGTCGAAAAAGTGGGATCATTGGTAAAGCACCTAAAACCAG GTGATCGTGTTGCCATCGAGCCTGGTGTTCCCCGAGAAAATGATGAATTTTGCAAGTCTGGCCGATACAATCTGTCACCTTCCATCTTCTTCTGTGCCACACCCCCCGATGACGGAAACCTCTGCCGGTTCTACAAGCACAATGCAGCCTTTTGTTACAA GCTTCCTGACAATGTCACCTTTGAGGAAGGCGCCCTGATTGAGCCACTTTCTGTGGGGATCCATGCCTGCAGGAGAGGTGGAGTCACCCTGGGACACAGGGTCCTTGTGTGTGGAGCTG GGCCAATTGGGGTGGTCTCTTTGCTCGTGGCCAAGGCAATGGGAGCAGCTCAAGTAGTGGTGACTG aCCTGTCTGCTCCCCGGTTGTCCAAAGCCAAGGAGATTGGGGCTGATTTAGTCCTCCAGATCTCCAAGGAAAGTCCTCAGGAAATTGCCGGTAAAGTAGAAGGTCTGCTGGGGTGCAAGCCGGAAGTCACTATCGAGTGCACGGGGGCAGAGGCCTCCATCCAGGCGGGCATCTAC GCCACTCGCTCTGGTGGGACCCTGGTGCTTGTGGGGCTGGGCTCTGAGATGACCACCATACCCCTACTGCATGCAGCCGTCCGGGAGGTGGATATCAAGGGCGTGTTTCGATACTGCAACAC GTGGCCAGTGGCGATTTCGATGCTTGCATCCAAGTCTGTGAACATAAAACCCCTCGTCACCCATAGATTTCCTCTGGAGAAAGCTCTGGAAGcctttgaaacatttaaaaagggaTTGGGGTTGAAAATCATGCTCAAGTGTGATCCCAATGACCAGAATCCCTGA